The Shewanella sp. KX20019 genome window below encodes:
- the arrA gene encoding arsenate respiratory reductase molybdopterin-containing subunit ArrA, with protein sequence MSDKINTGRRTLLKTSVAAAALSGVGCSSSMEPVIKGIENELPSKDRLTGTGKWVGTTCQGCTSWCAKQVYVMDGRAIKLRGNVNSKVHGEASCPRQHLSLQQVYDPDRVRTPLIRTNSKKGKQHDPMFKPISWDEAIDLLADKILALRETDEAHKYALIRGRYSHINEFMYKHMTQMIGSPNNISHSSICAEAHKMGPYYQDGNWGYNQYDLENTKFVLSFGADPIASNRQVSYYSKTWGDALDRAKVVVVDPRLSVSASKAHKWIPIEPSQDSVLALAIAHVALIEGLWHKPFVGDFKSGKNQFIAGQDVDSSAFADKHTHGLVDWWNLTLKDCTPEWAESISKIPAATIVQIAKDMGQAAPAVQVWTSRGAVMHTRGTYTSLACHALNGLFGGIDSKGGVFPANKIKLNKKFPDSKPYLDDVAKKGVKHPKIDQRGTLAFPALKKGKPGGGVVTSNTPNGMLSADPYDIKVILAYFNNFNFSSPEGQRWNDALSQVEFMAHVTTNISEFTWFADLVLPANHHMFEKWGVLDSIGNGVHQVSVQQPSIKRLWDTKDDESEVPYLLAKKLAEKGFDKPWRYINEQLLDPETKLPAENEQQLGKLLVRYVTSPLWLNASNKYGEPMSSWQQFIDDGVWNSHPYKLESRWGKFKTETHKFEFYSKTLEKALAKHAKNHHVSIDEVMEVCDYQARGKLAFVPHYEEPYRFGDKDKYPLLLVDHKSRLSKEGRSANTSWFYEFKNVDPGDLAQEDTAKINPIDAARFGVKTGDKIVISSPVGQITCTAALWEGVRPGTVAKCFGQGHWAYGRTASTQFGVEARGGNNNDIIADRYDRLSGASAFYGHIRIQIAKV encoded by the coding sequence ATGAGTGATAAAATTAATACAGGCAGGAGAACCCTGTTAAAAACTAGCGTCGCCGCTGCTGCACTTTCGGGTGTAGGCTGCAGTAGTTCGATGGAGCCTGTTATTAAAGGCATAGAGAATGAACTGCCGAGTAAAGATCGGCTGACTGGAACCGGTAAATGGGTAGGTACAACTTGCCAAGGGTGTACCTCTTGGTGTGCCAAGCAAGTCTATGTCATGGACGGCAGAGCGATAAAGCTAAGGGGTAACGTTAATTCAAAAGTGCATGGCGAAGCGAGTTGCCCAAGGCAGCATTTAAGCCTACAGCAAGTGTACGACCCAGATAGAGTTCGCACCCCTTTGATACGGACCAACTCTAAAAAAGGTAAACAGCATGATCCCATGTTTAAACCTATCTCTTGGGACGAAGCAATTGACCTATTAGCAGATAAGATTCTAGCGCTACGTGAGACTGATGAGGCTCACAAATACGCATTGATCCGTGGTCGCTACTCCCATATCAATGAATTCATGTACAAACATATGACTCAAATGATTGGCTCACCGAATAATATTTCCCACAGTTCTATCTGTGCAGAGGCCCATAAAATGGGGCCTTACTATCAGGATGGCAACTGGGGCTACAACCAATACGATCTTGAAAACACCAAATTTGTACTGTCTTTTGGCGCCGATCCTATAGCCAGTAACCGCCAAGTTTCCTACTACTCCAAGACTTGGGGCGATGCGTTAGATCGTGCCAAAGTGGTTGTGGTTGATCCGCGTTTATCGGTGTCGGCAAGTAAAGCGCATAAATGGATCCCGATCGAACCTTCGCAAGATAGTGTCTTGGCACTCGCCATTGCACATGTCGCATTAATTGAAGGTCTTTGGCATAAGCCGTTCGTGGGAGACTTTAAATCTGGCAAGAATCAATTCATAGCAGGTCAAGATGTTGATAGCAGCGCATTTGCTGACAAGCACACCCATGGCCTTGTTGACTGGTGGAACTTAACACTTAAAGACTGTACTCCTGAGTGGGCCGAATCAATCAGTAAAATCCCAGCGGCAACGATTGTGCAAATTGCTAAAGATATGGGCCAAGCAGCACCCGCGGTGCAAGTATGGACATCTCGCGGTGCTGTTATGCACACCCGCGGCACTTATACCTCTTTGGCTTGCCATGCTCTAAATGGTCTGTTTGGCGGTATCGACAGTAAGGGGGGAGTATTCCCTGCAAATAAAATTAAGCTCAACAAAAAATTCCCGGACTCGAAGCCGTACTTAGATGACGTTGCCAAGAAAGGTGTCAAGCATCCGAAGATCGATCAACGTGGAACGTTAGCCTTCCCCGCGCTTAAAAAAGGCAAGCCAGGTGGTGGTGTCGTGACCAGCAATACGCCTAACGGCATGCTCAGCGCAGATCCTTATGACATTAAAGTCATACTGGCCTACTTTAACAATTTCAACTTCTCTTCCCCTGAAGGACAGCGTTGGAATGATGCACTAAGCCAAGTCGAATTTATGGCCCACGTGACCACTAACATCTCGGAGTTCACCTGGTTTGCCGATCTTGTTCTACCGGCTAATCATCATATGTTCGAGAAATGGGGCGTACTAGACTCTATTGGCAATGGGGTGCATCAAGTATCAGTTCAACAGCCATCAATTAAACGGTTGTGGGATACTAAAGATGATGAATCCGAAGTGCCTTATTTGTTGGCTAAGAAGCTAGCCGAGAAAGGTTTTGATAAGCCGTGGCGCTATATCAATGAACAGTTACTCGACCCAGAAACCAAACTGCCTGCTGAAAATGAACAGCAACTCGGTAAGTTATTGGTCCGTTATGTCACTTCACCTTTGTGGCTTAATGCATCTAATAAGTATGGTGAGCCGATGAGTTCTTGGCAGCAATTTATAGATGACGGTGTGTGGAATAGCCACCCTTACAAATTGGAATCACGCTGGGGTAAGTTTAAAACCGAGACCCATAAGTTTGAGTTCTACAGTAAAACGCTAGAAAAGGCGCTCGCTAAGCATGCTAAAAATCACCACGTCAGTATCGATGAGGTGATGGAGGTTTGCGACTACCAAGCAAGAGGAAAGCTGGCTTTTGTACCTCATTACGAAGAGCCATACCGTTTTGGTGATAAAGATAAGTACCCTTTGCTATTAGTTGACCACAAATCTCGCTTAAGCAAAGAGGGTCGCAGTGCCAACACATCTTGGTTTTATGAGTTTAAAAATGTCGACCCTGGCGATCTTGCCCAAGAAGATACTGCAAAGATAAACCCGATTGACGCGGCTAGGTTTGGCGTAAAAACAGGGGACAAAATTGTCATCAGTAGCCCGGTAGGTCAAATCACTTGTACCGCTGCACTATGGGAAGGCGTTCGTCCTGGCACTGTAGCCAAGTGTTTTGGTCAGGGTCACTGGGCCTATGGTCGCACTGCGAGCACTCAGTTTGGCGTAGAGGCAAGAGGGGGCAACAATAATGACATTATTGCCGATAGGTATGACAGGCTAAGCGGTGCGTCAGCATTCTACGGTCATATTCGCATTCAAATAGCAAAAGTCTGA
- a CDS encoding Na+/H+ antiporter NhaC family protein: MSGNILMLTPLVLTLVLALVLRRTLVALGVGIISGALIISEFNPVNTTVYLSSKAWMQFYANGQWQAWHLNVLAAMVLLGVMTQLLARGGAVKSFADWLYHRIQSGRQARVGVVVLGWVVFIDGIFSCLAVGHVCQPLSQRYNMSKEQIAYLVDSNASPLCALLPFSSWGPYVMAILASVTLLPLSPLESFIEIAKLNFYAITVIILSLLIAWFGIGFSYTAATEQDITEVEAGNPWLLGVPMASLLVASVGFTLWSGAANSESVDITQWVTSADIGAAMRDACILATTIAVLMLKFSGRTALQLMADMFVGIKIISFAISILLFTWMIGAVIADLGVAKLLADWAERFISSDMLVAGTFILCAVMAFTTGSSWGTFAIMIPIGAEIAAAVDIALMLPVLSAVMAGSVFGDHCSPISDTSVISATSSGCEPHAHVVTQLPFAMIAALSALIGFQLINLGVAAIWSWLAVLLSAATLLGLYHKLSNYEANIAVKAQS; this comes from the coding sequence ATGTCGGGCAATATCTTAATGCTTACTCCGTTGGTGTTAACCTTAGTGTTAGCCCTAGTTTTACGACGCACCCTTGTCGCGCTAGGTGTTGGTATTATCTCTGGCGCGCTTATTATCAGTGAGTTTAATCCTGTTAATACGACGGTGTATTTATCGTCAAAAGCTTGGATGCAATTTTACGCTAATGGCCAGTGGCAAGCTTGGCATCTTAATGTGCTGGCCGCGATGGTACTGCTGGGTGTGATGACACAGCTGCTAGCCCGAGGTGGAGCGGTAAAATCATTTGCTGATTGGTTATATCATCGTATTCAAAGTGGCCGGCAAGCGCGGGTTGGGGTGGTAGTGCTTGGTTGGGTTGTATTTATTGATGGCATCTTTAGTTGTCTTGCTGTGGGGCATGTATGTCAGCCACTCAGCCAACGATATAATATGAGTAAGGAACAGATCGCTTACCTTGTCGATTCCAATGCTTCACCCTTGTGTGCTTTACTACCATTTTCTAGTTGGGGGCCTTATGTTATGGCCATTTTGGCCAGCGTCACACTATTGCCTCTCTCACCGCTGGAATCTTTTATTGAGATAGCAAAACTTAATTTTTACGCCATTACGGTAATTATACTGTCACTATTGATAGCTTGGTTTGGCATTGGTTTTAGTTACACCGCTGCGACAGAGCAAGACATTACTGAAGTAGAAGCCGGCAACCCATGGTTATTAGGAGTCCCCATGGCAAGTTTGTTGGTTGCGTCCGTGGGCTTTACCTTATGGTCTGGGGCGGCTAACTCGGAATCAGTTGATATCACTCAGTGGGTCACTTCGGCTGATATTGGTGCCGCCATGCGTGATGCGTGTATTTTGGCGACGACTATCGCGGTATTGATGTTGAAATTTTCTGGAAGAACAGCTTTGCAGCTCATGGCTGACATGTTCGTCGGCATTAAGATCATTAGTTTTGCTATCTCAATCTTGCTATTCACCTGGATGATTGGTGCTGTGATTGCTGACTTAGGCGTGGCTAAGCTATTGGCAGATTGGGCGGAGCGGTTTATCTCAAGCGATATGCTCGTCGCTGGTACATTTATTCTTTGCGCTGTAATGGCCTTTACCACTGGCTCAAGTTGGGGCACGTTTGCGATTATGATCCCTATCGGTGCTGAAATCGCTGCTGCTGTCGATATCGCGTTAATGCTGCCGGTGTTAAGTGCGGTGATGGCTGGTTCTGTATTTGGTGACCATTGCTCTCCGATATCTGACACCAGTGTCATTAGCGCGACCAGCTCAGGTTGCGAGCCGCATGCACATGTAGTGACTCAGCTTCCCTTTGCAATGATCGCGGCATTAAGTGCGCTTATCGGTTTTCAGCTAATTAACCTCGGTGTTGCTGCTATATGGAGTTGGTTGGCGGTGTTACTTAGCGCTGCAACGCTGCTTGGCTTATATCATAAACTCAGTAATTATGAGGCTAATATTGCCGTTAAAGCGCAATCTTAA
- the zapB gene encoding cell division protein ZapB — MSLELLSKLETKIQAALETIELLKMELEEEKQSSSSLTEQNQQLQQELNSWNEKVTGLVGLLNEEVS; from the coding sequence ATGAGCCTTGAACTATTGTCAAAATTGGAAACAAAAATCCAAGCTGCGCTTGAAACGATTGAGCTACTTAAAATGGAGCTTGAAGAAGAGAAACAGTCGAGCAGCAGTTTGACAGAACAAAACCAACAGTTACAACAAGAATTGAATTCTTGGAACGAAAAAGTAACCGGTTTGGTTGGCTTGCTTAACGAAGAGGTTAGCTAA
- a CDS encoding DUF1107 domain-containing protein, which produces MRVFPVYAPKLIVKHARIFLTGVIWVKDLGRIEFDKGRFLLPRKSLPKVKQAILELNELIEMQNSDMQTA; this is translated from the coding sequence GTGAGAGTTTTTCCTGTCTATGCACCGAAACTAATCGTTAAACATGCGCGTATCTTTTTAACTGGAGTGATCTGGGTAAAAGACTTAGGTCGAATTGAATTTGATAAAGGGCGATTTTTATTGCCAAGGAAGAGCTTACCAAAAGTTAAGCAAGCTATATTGGAGCTCAATGAGTTAATTGAGATGCAAAATAGTGATATGCAAACCGCATAA
- a CDS encoding thiol:disulfide interchange protein DsbA/DsbL — protein MKKALLVALAFIAAPMAAMAADYKEGVHYTVVNQGPATAKPEITEFFSFYCGHCYNFSKVQVPQIKATLPEGVTFKQNHVEFIGSEMGVEMSRAFAVAHQLKVDEKMESAIFSAIHEKKQHFTNRDDVRAIFVANGVDGKAFDAAANSFMVNAQMSKMKRATQNAKISGVPALVVNGKYRVETGAIKSYDELLDIAYYLTTMK, from the coding sequence ATGAAAAAAGCATTATTGGTCGCATTAGCATTTATAGCTGCGCCTATGGCTGCAATGGCAGCAGATTACAAAGAGGGTGTTCATTACACAGTTGTTAATCAAGGCCCTGCAACGGCAAAGCCTGAAATTACCGAGTTTTTCTCTTTTTACTGTGGGCATTGCTATAACTTTTCAAAGGTACAAGTACCACAAATAAAAGCGACTTTGCCAGAAGGGGTGACTTTTAAGCAAAACCACGTTGAGTTTATCGGGAGCGAGATGGGCGTTGAGATGTCACGTGCGTTTGCCGTTGCTCATCAGCTTAAAGTGGATGAAAAAATGGAATCAGCCATTTTCTCAGCAATTCATGAAAAAAAGCAGCATTTCACTAATCGTGATGATGTAAGAGCGATTTTTGTGGCCAATGGCGTAGATGGTAAAGCATTCGATGCTGCTGCAAACTCATTCATGGTGAACGCTCAAATGTCGAAAATGAAGCGCGCTACTCAGAATGCCAAGATTTCAGGCGTACCAGCACTAGTGGTCAATGGTAAGTACCGTGTAGAAACGGGTGCAATCAAGTCATACGACGAGCTACTCGATATTGCGTATTACCTCACCACAATGAAGTAA
- a CDS encoding serine/threonine protein kinase, whose protein sequence is MNRIEPTKTAIVTADEDSAFHYQALTPDLILTAIETLGIYPETGLLALNSYENRVYQFRCDRGLRYVVKFYRPERWSDQQIQEEHDFSAALMEEEVPIATPVIVDGRSLHQYQGFRFALFPSIGGRAFEVDNLEQLESVGRFIGRIHQFSKQADFVYRDTMSPQLLGDDSLKWLKESGHIPRSLALPYFTVVEQILEKSSAMWQPKRYDNIRLHGDLHPSNILWTPDGPGFVDLDDAKMGPAVQDIWMMLAGDRPQQTLQLEVLLESYEEFCEFDIRELQLIEPLRAMRMLHYNAWLSRRWADPAFPMNFPWFAEDKYWEQQILAFKEQLAALDEPPLSLMPQY, encoded by the coding sequence ATGAATAGAATAGAACCCACTAAGACAGCTATAGTCACTGCTGATGAAGATTCAGCATTTCACTACCAAGCGTTGACGCCGGATCTTATATTGACCGCCATTGAAACGTTAGGCATCTACCCTGAAACGGGGTTACTGGCACTCAATAGTTACGAAAACCGAGTCTATCAATTCCGCTGTGATAGAGGATTGCGTTATGTGGTGAAATTTTACCGGCCTGAGCGTTGGTCAGATCAACAGATCCAAGAGGAGCATGACTTTTCTGCCGCGTTGATGGAGGAAGAAGTGCCAATTGCCACCCCTGTTATTGTTGATGGGCGATCTCTGCACCAATATCAAGGCTTTAGGTTTGCGCTATTCCCCTCTATTGGTGGCCGAGCGTTCGAGGTCGATAACCTCGAGCAGTTAGAGTCAGTTGGTCGTTTTATTGGTCGTATTCACCAGTTCTCGAAACAGGCAGACTTTGTCTATCGCGATACTATGTCACCGCAGTTACTGGGTGATGACTCACTTAAGTGGCTAAAAGAGTCAGGTCATATCCCAAGAAGTTTAGCCTTACCTTATTTTACTGTGGTTGAGCAAATCTTGGAAAAATCTAGCGCGATGTGGCAGCCAAAGAGATACGACAATATTCGACTTCATGGTGACCTGCACCCAAGTAATATATTGTGGACACCAGATGGCCCTGGCTTTGTCGATTTAGATGACGCTAAAATGGGGCCTGCAGTACAAGATATATGGATGATGCTAGCAGGTGATAGACCGCAACAGACTTTGCAACTAGAAGTACTGTTAGAGTCTTACGAAGAGTTTTGTGAGTTTGATATCCGAGAGTTGCAGCTCATTGAGCCTTTAAGAGCGATGAGAATGTTACATTACAATGCATGGTTAAGCCGTCGCTGGGCCGACCCCGCGTTTCCAATGAATTTTCCATGGTTTGCTGAAGACAAGTACTGGGAACAGCAAATTTTAGCTTTCAAAGAGCAGCTGGCTGCACTAGATGAGCCACCCTTAAGTTTGATGCCGCAATATTAA
- a CDS encoding DUF3630 family protein, producing the protein MKLNAIKLERETLSLSVQADIDFELFADFAEPFAKAIDCRVVERQWGADRHQWLLEFEGTLLQLHYEFYGDICWLSTEREDEFDVLVYLAELMKPLIVAALDTPSHLYS; encoded by the coding sequence ATGAAACTAAATGCTATTAAGCTAGAACGTGAAACCTTGAGTTTGTCAGTGCAAGCAGATATTGATTTTGAACTGTTTGCCGACTTTGCAGAACCTTTTGCAAAAGCGATAGATTGCAGAGTGGTAGAGAGGCAATGGGGAGCCGACAGGCATCAATGGTTATTAGAGTTTGAAGGTACCCTCCTACAACTGCACTATGAGTTCTATGGCGATATATGTTGGCTATCAACTGAGAGAGAAGACGAGTTCGATGTGCTGGTCTATTTAGCTGAGCTAATGAAGCCACTCATCGTGGCTGCACTTGATACACCTAGTCACCTATATAGCTAG
- a CDS encoding nitrous oxide-stimulated promoter family protein, translating to MAFEQLLSGKLLSEFRTIFAMVEIYCKAHHESGADGLCQDCQDCQDFTEYAHTRLDRCPYGQDKPTCNKCPVHCYKPHMKAKAREIMIYAGPRMLLPHPIMAIRHLLSERKDAPGKPPAECSNRHLRIKVNIKD from the coding sequence ATGGCTTTCGAACAACTTTTAAGTGGAAAATTGCTTAGCGAGTTTAGAACCATCTTTGCTATGGTGGAAATATACTGCAAAGCACACCATGAAAGCGGTGCTGATGGCTTGTGCCAAGATTGCCAAGATTGCCAAGATTTCACTGAGTATGCTCATACCCGGTTAGATAGATGCCCATACGGACAAGATAAGCCAACTTGTAATAAGTGTCCGGTGCATTGTTATAAGCCCCATATGAAAGCCAAAGCTCGAGAGATAATGATCTATGCGGGCCCTAGAATGTTGCTACCTCATCCGATTATGGCAATAAGGCATCTTTTATCAGAACGTAAAGACGCCCCTGGAAAACCACCAGCAGAATGTTCAAATCGGCACCTTAGAATCAAAGTTAACATTAAAGATTAA
- a CDS encoding SpoIIE family protein phosphatase, whose protein sequence is MEAAALTKEILLVEDNKVMLMMMSQMLSSRGYQVVTAKHGLDALTQLDSHPNIQFVLSDWMMPELNGIELCYQLKSPKYNRYIFFVLLSGRDDKDSIVEGINAGADDFVAKDTNINELDARIKAGFRTLELHNQLVAKNIELDCAYATIKQDLESASELIQRMLPNQTSFMGAEINYTHIPSAQIGGDMLGCMQLDEEHIAIYLFDVAGHGVASALMSFSIQQSISSNSGTASNVKRKKDTDPFYSLIEPSEVISHLNQSYISQDQNNLYFTMVYAVLNTKSGLLSYSFAGHPPMIWLKKSEACCDFIEQDSFVAGMFDFAEYQTEQVQLKPGDRVFLYSDGITEAEDQQKNQFSELGLKQLVLALSNQPSDTQTDSIVTAVSAWCSAAQFDDDISLLALEWQGK, encoded by the coding sequence ATGGAGGCTGCCGCTTTGACCAAAGAGATCCTACTCGTAGAAGATAACAAAGTCATGTTGATGATGATGTCACAGATGTTATCTTCTCGTGGATATCAAGTCGTGACCGCTAAGCATGGTTTGGACGCATTAACCCAACTAGACTCGCACCCTAATATTCAATTCGTCCTCAGTGATTGGATGATGCCAGAATTAAACGGCATCGAACTATGCTATCAACTAAAATCCCCCAAATATAACCGCTACATATTTTTCGTATTACTCTCCGGTCGTGATGATAAGGATTCCATTGTTGAAGGTATTAACGCTGGTGCCGACGACTTCGTTGCAAAAGACACCAATATCAATGAGCTGGATGCAAGAATCAAAGCCGGATTCAGAACATTAGAGCTGCACAACCAACTCGTTGCCAAGAACATCGAACTCGATTGTGCTTATGCGACAATTAAACAAGATTTAGAGTCAGCCAGCGAACTAATCCAGCGCATGCTGCCTAACCAAACCAGCTTTATGGGCGCTGAAATTAACTACACCCATATTCCTAGTGCACAGATTGGCGGCGATATGCTTGGCTGTATGCAGCTAGATGAGGAACATATTGCCATATACCTATTTGACGTCGCGGGTCACGGCGTCGCCTCTGCTTTAATGTCTTTCTCAATTCAACAAAGCATCAGTTCAAATTCAGGTACTGCCTCGAATGTAAAACGCAAGAAAGATACCGACCCTTTTTATAGTCTTATCGAACCCAGTGAAGTCATTTCACATCTTAATCAAAGCTACATAAGCCAAGATCAAAACAATCTTTACTTCACTATGGTGTACGCCGTATTGAACACCAAAAGTGGCTTACTGAGCTACTCATTTGCAGGTCACCCACCAATGATTTGGCTGAAAAAGTCAGAAGCTTGTTGTGATTTTATTGAGCAAGATAGCTTTGTCGCCGGCATGTTCGACTTTGCTGAATACCAAACAGAGCAAGTACAACTAAAGCCTGGTGATAGGGTATTTCTCTATTCAGATGGCATAACAGAAGCGGAAGACCAACAAAAAAACCAGTTCTCTGAGCTTGGACTAAAACAACTCGTTCTAGCGTTGAGTAATCAGCCCAGCGATACGCAGACCGACAGCATAGTCACAGCCGTAAGTGCGTGGTGCAGTGCTGCGCAGTTTGATGATGACATAAGCCTCCTTGCCCTTGAATGGCAAGGCAAATAA
- a CDS encoding STAS domain-containing protein (This anti-anti-sigma factor, or anti-sigma factor antagonist, belongs to a family that includes characterized members SpoIIAA, RsbV, RsfA, and RsfB.): MQFDIIEKGQYTIVQVNEGRFDAKLAPAFREQLEQIKGNIRTHLVLDLGEVRFMDSSGLGAVMGAYKMLRNTKISIVNPQKPVTDLLKLTRMDKLILSHPTVEEALAPTA, encoded by the coding sequence ATGCAATTTGATATTATTGAGAAAGGCCAATACACCATAGTTCAAGTTAACGAAGGTAGGTTTGACGCAAAACTTGCTCCGGCATTTAGAGAGCAGTTAGAGCAAATTAAAGGCAATATCCGCACGCACTTGGTGCTTGATTTAGGTGAAGTTCGCTTTATGGATAGCAGTGGTCTCGGGGCTGTAATGGGCGCCTACAAGATGCTGCGCAACACCAAAATTAGTATTGTTAACCCGCAAAAACCAGTCACAGATCTTCTCAAGCTAACGCGTATGGACAAGCTCATTTTGAGCCACCCAACAGTTGAAGAAGCACTGGCTCCAACCGCTTAA
- a CDS encoding sugar phosphate nucleotidyltransferase produces the protein MKGMILAAGKGTRIKPISYAIPKPMVPILGKPVMESMIQLFAKNGIDKIVINTSHLAEIIENYFGDGHHFNVQLSYSYEAKEVDGKFVSQALGSAGGMRKVQDFSGFFDETFVVVCGDAWIDLDLKQAVEQHKSHGGLATIITREVPSSEVCKYGVVVTDKYEQVVSFQEKPLESEALSNKINTGIYIFEPAIFDFIPKGVEFDIGSDLFPLLVERKAHFYAVNMDFQWLDVGKVKDVWEVTSDILNGKVKGYPIPGTQLSPGVWVGINTQIDISKCKITPPVIISSGCEIQNGATIIGPAVVGANCRVDAKSLVSNTLICDYIHLADDAYIANKTMFGDYLLGHDGYTQLLADCQYVHILKNRNVSRPLTGKASINEIYSTLQAPKADPVPLQQVK, from the coding sequence ATGAAAGGAATGATTCTAGCCGCAGGGAAAGGCACTCGTATTAAGCCAATATCTTATGCAATTCCAAAGCCGATGGTTCCCATACTGGGTAAGCCAGTAATGGAGTCAATGATCCAATTATTCGCTAAAAATGGCATAGATAAGATAGTGATCAATACCAGTCATCTAGCCGAAATCATCGAAAATTACTTTGGTGATGGCCACCATTTCAATGTGCAGCTGTCCTATTCATATGAAGCAAAAGAGGTCGATGGTAAATTTGTCAGTCAAGCACTCGGCTCAGCTGGCGGCATGCGAAAAGTGCAAGATTTCTCAGGTTTTTTTGATGAAACATTTGTCGTTGTATGTGGCGATGCATGGATTGATCTCGATCTTAAGCAAGCAGTCGAACAGCATAAAAGCCACGGGGGGCTGGCTACAATTATCACCCGTGAAGTTCCCTCATCAGAGGTCTGTAAATACGGTGTTGTTGTTACAGACAAATATGAACAGGTGGTTAGCTTCCAAGAAAAACCACTGGAGTCAGAGGCGCTATCTAACAAGATTAATACTGGGATCTATATCTTCGAACCTGCTATTTTTGATTTTATCCCTAAAGGTGTCGAGTTCGATATCGGCAGCGACCTGTTCCCACTTCTTGTTGAAAGAAAAGCGCATTTTTATGCGGTGAATATGGACTTTCAGTGGCTAGATGTCGGTAAAGTCAAAGATGTTTGGGAAGTGACGAGCGATATTTTAAACGGAAAAGTAAAGGGGTACCCCATTCCTGGCACACAACTATCGCCTGGTGTTTGGGTGGGCATTAATACCCAAATCGATATCTCTAAATGTAAAATAACTCCCCCTGTCATTATAAGCAGTGGCTGTGAAATCCAGAACGGTGCAACCATTATCGGCCCTGCAGTTGTCGGTGCTAACTGTAGAGTAGATGCCAAAAGCTTAGTCAGCAACACTCTAATTTGTGATTACATTCATCTCGCTGATGACGCCTACATTGCCAATAAAACCATGTTTGGTGATTACCTGCTAGGTCACGATGGTTACACCCAACTGCTGGCAGATTGCCAATACGTACATATTCTGAAAAATCGTAACGTTTCTAGGCCATTGACGGGTAAGGCGAGCATCAACGAAATCTATAGCACTCTGCAGGCACCAAAGGCAGATCCGGTGCCGCTACAGCAGGTTAAATAG
- a CDS encoding ATP-binding protein, giving the protein MDVSTGTFHKQYLSSLEASREVAEDIVPYWNSLGLNESIVGQMELCLVEVVNNVFEHAYGNREGDKFEATSYMSSANVLIVEISDFGQSMSDDLLEDLLSTDFVEPIADDPETWLQSRRGLKIIQQLSDKLEYFSHQNRNTLRLQRSAS; this is encoded by the coding sequence ATGGATGTGAGCACGGGGACGTTTCACAAACAATATCTCAGTAGCCTTGAAGCATCTAGAGAGGTCGCTGAAGACATTGTGCCCTACTGGAATAGTCTAGGACTTAATGAGTCGATAGTCGGACAGATGGAGCTTTGCTTAGTTGAAGTTGTTAACAATGTTTTTGAGCATGCCTATGGCAACAGGGAAGGTGACAAGTTCGAAGCTACATCGTACATGAGTAGTGCCAATGTTCTCATCGTTGAAATATCGGACTTTGGTCAATCCATGTCTGATGATTTGCTGGAAGATTTACTCAGCACAGACTTCGTTGAACCCATAGCGGATGATCCTGAAACGTGGCTGCAAAGCCGAAGAGGATTGAAGATCATTCAACAACTATCCGATAAATTAGAATATTTTTCGCACCAAAATCGTAACACATTAAGGCTACAACGTAGTGCCAGCTAA